From the genome of Trichosurus vulpecula isolate mTriVul1 chromosome X, mTriVul1.pri, whole genome shotgun sequence:
NNNNNNNNNNNNNNNNNNNNNNNNNNNNNNNNNNNNNNNNNNNNNNNNNNNNNNNNNNNNNNNNNNNNNNNNNNNNNNNNNNNNNNNNNNNNNNNNNNNNNNNNNNNNNNNNNNNNNNNNNNNNNNNNNNNNNNNNNNNNNNNNNNNNNNNNNNNNNNNNNNNNNNNNNNNNNNNNNNNNNNNNNNNNNNNNNNNNNNNNNNNNNNNNNNNNNNNNNNNNNNNNNNNNNNNNNNNNNNNNNNNNNNNNNNNNNNNNNNNNNNNNNNNNNNNNNNNNNNNNNNNNNNNNNNNNNNNNNNNNNNNNNNNNNNNNNNNNNNNNNNNNNNNNNNNNNNNNNNNNNNNNNNNNNNNNNNNNNNNNNNNNNNNNNNNNNNNNNNNNNNNNNNNNNNNNNNNNNNNNNNNNNNNNNNNNNNNNNNNNNNNNNNNNNNNNNNNNNNNNNNNNNNNNNNNNNNNNNNNNNNNNNNNNNNNNNNNNNNNNNNNNNNNNNNNNNNNNNNNNNNNNNNNNNNNNNNNNNNNNNNNNNNNNNNNNNNNNNNNNNNNNNNNNNNNNNNNNNNNNNNNNNNNNNNNNNNNNNNNNNNNNNNNNNNNNNNNNNNNNNNNNNNNNNNNNNNNNNNNNNNNNNNNNNNNNNNNNNNNNNNNNNNNNNNNNNNNNNNNNNNNNNNNNNNNNNNNNNNNNNNNNNNNNNNNNNNNNNNNNNNNNNNNNNNNNNNNNNNNNNNNNNNNNNNNNNNNNNNNNNNNNNNNNNNNNNNNNNNNNNNNNNNNNNNNNNNNNNNNNNNNNNNNNNNNNNNNNNNNNNNNNNNNNNNNNNNNNNNNNNNNNNNNNNNNNNNNNNNNNNNNNNNNNNNNNNNNNNNNNNNNNNNNNNNNNNNNNNNNNNNNNNNNNNNNNNNNNNNNNNNNNNNNNNNNNNNNNNNNNNNNNNNNNNNNNNNNNNNNNNNNNNNNNNNNNNNNNNNNNNNNNNNNNNNNNNNNNNNNNNNNNNNNNNNNNNNNNNNNNNNNNNNNNNNNNNNNNNNNNNNNNNNNNNNNNNNNNNNNNNNNNNNNNNNNNNNNNNNNNNNNNNNNNNNNNNNNNNNNNNNNNNNNNNNNNNNNNNNNNNNNNNNNNNNNNNNNNNNNNNNNNNNNNNNNNNNNNNNNNNNNNNNNNNNNNNNNNNNNNNNNNNNNNNNNNNNNNNNNNNNNNNNNNNNNNNNNNNNNNNNNNNNNNNNNNNNNNNNNNNNNNNNNNNNNNNNNNNNNNNNNNNNNNNNNNNNNNNNNNNNNNNNNNNNNNNNNNNNNNNNNNNNNNNNNNNNNNNNNNNNNNNNNNNNNNNNNNNNNNNNNNNNNNNNNNNNNNNNNNNNNNNNNNNNNNNNNNNNNNNNNNNNNNNNNNNNNNNNNNNNNNNNNNNNNNNNNNNNNNNNNNNNNNNNNNNNNNNNNNNNNNNNNNNNNNNNNNNNNNNNNNNNNNNNNNNNNNNNNNNNNNNNNNNNNNNNNNNNNNNNNNNNNNNNNNNNNNNNNNNNNNNNNNNNNNNNNNNNNNNNNNNNNNNNNNNNNNNNNNNNNNNNNNNNNNNNNNNNNNNNNNNNNNNNNNNNNNNNNNNNNNNNNNNNNNNNNNNNNNNNNNNNNNNNNNNNNNNNNNNNNNNNNNNNNNNNNNNNNNNNNNNNNNNNNNNNNNNNNNNNNNNNNNNNNNNNNNNNNNNNNNNNNNNNNNNNNNNNNNNNNNNNNNNNNNNNNNNNNNNNNNNNNNNNNNNNNNNNNNNNNNNNNNNNNNNNNNNNNNNNNNNNNNNNNNNNNNNNNNNNNNNNNNNNNNNNNNNNNNNNNNNNNNNNNNNNNNNNNNNNNNNNNNNNNNNNNNNNNNNNNNNNNNNNNNNNNNNNNNNNNNNNNNNNNNNNNNNNNNNNNNNNNNNNNNNNNNNNNNNNNNNNNNNNNNNNNNNNNNNNNNNNNNNNNNNNNNNNNNNNNNNNNNNNNNNNNNNNNNNNNNNNNNNNNNNNNNNNNNNNNNNNNNNNNNNNNNNNNNNNNNNNNNNNNNNNNNNNNNNNNNNNNNNNNNNNNNNNNNNNNNNNNNNNNNNNNNNNNNNNNNNNNNNNNNNNNNNNNNNNNNNNNNNNNNNNNNNNNNNNNNNNNNNNNNNNNNNNNNNNNNNNNNNNNNNNNNNNNNNNNNNNNNNNNNNNNNNNNNNNNNNNNNNNNNNNNNNNNNNNNNNNNNNNNNNNNNNNNNNNNNNNNNNNNNNNNNNNNNNNNNNNNNNNNNNNNNNNNNNNNNNNNNNNNNNNNNNNNNNNNNNNNNNNNNNNNNNNNNNNNNNNNNNNNNNNNNNNNNNNNNNNNNNNNNNNNNNNNNNNNNNNNNNNNNNNNNNNNNNNNNNNNNNNNNNNNNNNNNNNNNNNNNNNNNNNNNNNNNNNNNNNNNNNNNNNNNNNNNNNNNNNNNNNNNNNNNNNNNNNNNNNNNNNNNNNNNNNNNNNNNNNNNNNNNNNNNNNNNNNNNNNNNNNNNNNNNNNNNNNNNNNNNNNNNNNNNNNNNNNNNNNNNNNNNNNNNNNNNNNNNNNNNNNNNNNNNNNNNNNNNNNNNNNNNNNNNNNNNNNNNNNNNNNNNNNNNNNNNNNNNNNNNNNNNNNNNNNNNNNNNNNNNNNNNNNNNNNNNNNNNNNNNNNNNNNNNNNNNNNNNNNNNNNNNNNNNNNNNNNNNNNNNNNNNNNNNNNNNNNNNNNNNNNNNNNNNNNNNNNNNNNNNNNNNNNNNNNNNNNNNNNNNNNNNNNNNNNNNNNNNNNNNNNNNNNNNNNNNNNNNNNNNNNNNNNNNNNNNNNNNNNNNNNNNNNNNNNNNNNNNNNNNNNNNNNNNNNNNNNNNNNNNNNNNNNNNNNNNNNNNNNNNNNNNNNNNNNNNNNNNNNNNNNNNNNNNNNNNNNNNNNNNNNNNNNNNNNNNNNNNNNNNNNNNNNNNNNNNNNNNNNNNNNNNNNNNNNNNNNNNNNNNNNNNNNNNNNNNNNNNNNNNNNNNNNNNNNNNNNNNNNNNNNNNNNNNNNNNNNNNNNNNNNNNNNNNNNNNNNNNNNNNNNNNNNNNNNNNNNNNNNNNNNNNNNNNNNNNNNNNNNNNNNNNNNNNNNNNNNNNNNNNNNNNNNNNNNNNNNNNNNNNNNNNNNNNNNNNNNNNNNNNNNNNNNNNNNNNNNNNNNNNNNNNNNNNNNNNNNNNNNNNNNNNNNNNNNNNNNNNNNNNNNNNNNNNNNNNNNNNNNNNNNNNNNNNNNNNNNNNNNNNNNNNNNNNNNNNNNNNNNNNNNNNNNNNNNNNNNNNNNNNNNNNNNNNNNNNNNNNNNNNNNNNNNNNNNNNNNNNNNNNNNNNNNNNNNNNNNNNNNNNNNNNNNNNNNNNNNNNNNNNNNNNNNNNNNNNNNNNNNNNNNNNNNNNNNNNNNNNNNNNNNNNNNNNNNNNNNNNNNNNNNNNNNNNNNNNNNNNNNNNNNNNNNNNNNNNNNNNNNNNNNNNNNNNNNNNNNNNNNNNNNNNNNNNNNNNNNNNNNNNNNNNNNNNNNNNNNNNNNNNNNNNNNNNNNNNNNNNNNNNNNNNNNNNNNNNNNNNNNNNNNNNNNNNNNNNNNNNNNNNNNNNNNNNNNNNNNNNNNNNNNNNNNNNNNNNNNNNNNNNNNNNNNNNNNNNNNNNNNNNNNNNNNNNNNNNNNNNNNNNNNNNNNNNNNNNNNNNNNNNNNNNNNNNNNNNNNNNNNNNNNNNNNNNNNNNNNNNNNNNNNNNNNNNNNNNNNNNNNNNNNNNNNNNNNNNNNNNNNNNNNNNNNNNNNNNNNNNNNNNNNNNNNNNNNNNNNNNNNNNNNNNNNNNNNNNNNNNNNNNNNNNNNNNNNNNNNNNNNNNNNNNNNNNNNNNNNNNNNNNNNNNNNNNNNNNNNNNNNNNNNNNNNNNNNNNNNNNNNNNNNNNNNNNNNNNNNNNNNNNNNNNNNNNNNNNNNNNNNNNNNNNNNNNNNNNNNNNNNNNNNNNNNNNNNNNNNNNNNNNNNNNNNNNNNNNNNNNNNNNNNNNNNNNNNNNNNNNNNNNNNNNNNNNNNNNNNNNNNNNNNNNNNNNNNNNNNNNNNNNNNNNNNNNNNNNNNNNNNNNNNNNNNNNNNNNNNNNNNNNNNNNNNNNNNNNNNNNNNNNNNNNNNNNNNNNNNNNNNNNNNNNNNNNNNNNNNNNNNNNNNNNNNNNNNNNNNNNNNctctctctttcctctcttctctctctctctctctctctctctctctctgtttttctcctccccgcccccccccatctctctccctgtctcaggCAACTATTGGGATCGATTTCTTGTCTAAGACCATGTACCTGGAGGATCGTTCAGTAAGTGATCCAAAGTTTAAGGGGTAGACTAATTGGTAGACCAGCTCTttcatggtacaatggaaaaaacCGAGATCCCAAAAggggaaggaacttgcccagtgtcacacagcatACCAGGTTTTCTGGTTCTCAGtgtagtgttcttttcattataagATGTGTAGCTTCAGACCTTCAACTTTCTACCTTCTCCATGCCATAAGCTTCCTGACTTCTCCAGTTCCTAAGGCTTATGAAGACCATTTCAATACAGCCTGCTCAGACAGTCTGATATATTTGTCAATTTCCCATATATCTTGGATAGCAAACTTTGATCAGAGACATTTGATGCAGAGATTCCCCTACCCCTGACAGTATTCCTTACTAGCTGCATTCTATTCAAAccaaaccttttaattttatcattgaaATTGTCCCTTGCCTTTTTTGATCACCTCAATCTCTTTCTTGGTCAAGAATTCTCCTCCCAGCCATAGTTGTACAAGAACCtccttctattctcctctaaTTGTAAAGTGCCATCACCTTTTATAGTTAGGGCAAGTATTcatttggaggtttttgttgtataTATCAAGATACTGGTCTAAACTTGATTTCTGCCAAatggttttccagtttttcccagGCATTCTTGTTGGATACAGAATCGCTGCCCCAGTAGTTTGGGTTCTTAGGTTTATCGAACACTGGGTCTGGCTTATCTAGTATGTTCCACTAAtgtactttttaatttatttaaccagCACCAAAGCATTTGTACTGCTATTCTACAATTAAGTTGGAGATCTGGCGCTAAAAGGCTCCCTTCATCCCTACTTTTTTGCATTATTCCCCTCCAAATGAACATTGATTTTGTCTAGTTGTGTAAGGTAGTTAACCTTTTGGGAGTTTGGTCAGCACAGCACTGAATCTGTAAATGTTCTCTGCAGGTTAGGCTGCAGCTATGGGACACCGCTGGCCAGGAGCGCTTCCGAAGTCTAATTCCCAGCTACATCCGGGATTCCACTGGTGCTGTGATTGTTTATGATGTTACAAGTGAGTACTCTGGGATTTCATGAATTCCTGGTATGGAAAGTGGAAAAAGAGACAGGAGGAAACTATTCTCTGAGAATCTTGGCCTCCCCATACCTTTTCTCTATAGACCTCAGCACCTTCTACCAGACAAGCAGGTGGATAGATGATGTTCGGGCAGAACGAGGTGAAGACATCATCGTCATGTTGGTAGGGAACAAGAATGACCTGGGCCACAAGAGGTGAGAGATTCAAGGGCAGAGTCTTGGGGTAGAGACTGAGGGCCTCTCATGGACCATCTACTGCCTGGGCTCTAGATGGGCCAGGTGTGCTGGGAAGATCAGGGAAGAGTTGCTAGTACGCAGGAGCCAGAGTCTTGGGGCTAGTGATTCTAGGGCTCTTAGCCCAAGGTAAGTTGAGAAGCAGGGAGAGCTGATTTAGGGGGCTGCCCTACCGACTTCCTGCTGAGTTAAATGTGGGCTCTCTATTAGTGACTATCTTGGAAAAATTTGTTCCTGGGGCACAAAGGGTCTTCCATACCTCCATATCTGACCCCATCCCTCTCTGGTCTGTCCAGGCAAGTTACATCAGAGGAGGGAATACAAAGAGCCAGGGAAATGAATGTCATGTTTATTGAGACTAGTGCCAAAACTGGACACAATGTCAAACAGGTAAtgcctggttctgcttcccttgAAGGCATCCCCATCTCAGCCTGCCCTTAGCTGTTTGGTGTTTACCGtcttggagaaaaggagaaagctcAGTTGGCTATGTGGTCCCAGATGGAAGCCCCTTAAACTTAAAATGAGGACCAGGACTGCCCTTTGTCCATATACAGTCCTGGAGATTCCATTCCCCCCTCGCCCCCATGTCACCCCGACACACGCACAGTCATACACCCTACAAAAcaaatctatatatatattatatgtgtgtatatgaatgtatgtatgtctatCCCTAGCTCTTCCGACAAGTGGCTGCTGTTCTTCCTTTCATGAATAGTGTCTCAGACCAAAGCCAAGGCGAAAGTATCCTATTTCCCAGCCCCGTGAGGGGCCAAGGAGGGAgtgagtgggggcagggaggcatATAAGGTTCCTTGGCCAGGGGCAGGGAGCTGAAAAGATCAGAGTTTTGGCACCccgggagggggagaaaatcgaACTGACTTTACTTATTTAAGGCCTGAGGAGTTGCCTGCCTGGTTCCTCTTCCATCCACACctccctccaacacacacacacacacacacacacacacacacacacacacacacacacacacacccctctgaaTTCCAAGACGGAAGGTTCAGTTTGCCTCAATGAGCCACCCCTCCACTTTGCCCCACTCCTCCTGGCAGCCCTGGTCCTCGTTCTGGAGCTCTCTCCCATCCCCGCCCCGCCCACTGCTCTCGACTTTCCTTAACCCCCTCCCCAGTGGTGGAAATCATCCTGGAGAAGCCCAATGAGCCAGTTGCTGAAGACGGCGgcggcagctgctgctgctgagggcCCAGCCCTGTTCCACTGGTTCCTCCTCGGAACCCCCACCTTCCCGTAGGCGGGATCTATTTGCTGGATTTGGGCCTTGCGCTTCCAGTTTTGCACCCCCATCTGAGGCTCCGTCCCTCATGTCACTCCCTCGCTAACCCTTCCCGCGCGTTGACACCGCAGCCCGGAAGCCGCGGACACTTGGTCAGTTTCATCCCGGGGGAGGCCGGTGTGCGGGACTGGACTCTCTGGAGGTCGGTGCCCGGCGGCCCTTTCCCAGCCTAGTCTGGATGgcctccaggggtggggaggtCTCGATCGGCCCCCGGTCCTTAACTTGCCCTGATCTTCCCTGTTCCATTCACTTCTTTAATAAACAGCTTGTCTTCGCCCCCCACCCCTCGCCTAGTGCCTCTGCCCATCTTGGCCGCCCACCCCCTCCTTTGGAGCGCCTTGCACACTGGGCAGGGCGGCTGACGAAGCTCTGAgggcccctcccccttcctccccaccgcGGATTGGGTGGGGGGCGCGGGGGCGGCAGTGGCGGGAGGTGGGGCGGCGGGGAGCTACCCGAGAAACTCTGGAGGACTCTGGGTGAGCGAAGCGGCCCCTCCCTGGCAATCCGTGGCTTTTTAGAGCGGCCAGTGACGTAGGAGCCGCAGAGATGGGGCTGTCCGTGTGACCAATAGGAGCGAGCCTTCGAGGCTCAGCCAATCGGCTTCCGCTGCTGCTCTCGCCTGCATGCCTTAGGTTTCTTCTCCGACCCAGGAGCACATGCTGACGGACGGACTGACCGACTTGAGAGTGAGACAGACGAGCAGTCTGGGCTGTCCCACTGGCCATCCAGCCTCCCTCTTGGCCTGGATGCTCGGCGGCCCGCGGCCTGACCTTCCGTCCTAGCCCTCCGGCGGCCCTGTTCCGGTCCGTGGCCAGCGCGTTCCTGCAGCTCCCTACCTGACAAACTAGTGCTGCTTCTGCCCCTGCTGAGGCCGGCTCTCGTCCCATGGAGGCCGTCCAGCTTCCCCAAGAACTGTCTTTTGAGACATCCAGAGCGCATAACAAATACAGGGGCGGCACAGGGTCCACTGCCCTCGAGATCGAGGTGGACCCGAAATGCGCCATGCAATTCCAGGGACAAATGTCGTTCAACTccaggtgtatgtgtgtgcggggggcgggggggatcCTCGGCCTGGAGAGAGGGCAGGAGTTAAGCAGCGTCATTCCAGCCGTGGGGGAGGTCCAGGAGCTAAGGGGATGCTGTCACTCTCACCCGGCTGCAGTTTCCATCACATGTGCCCCACTGGGCCAGCTTCCTTCGGTCTAAGCAGCTCTCGAATGAGCGCCCCCACCCTGTTTAGTCCTGGCCTGACCACGAGGCCACTTGAGGGCCTTCAGTAATGTTTGTCAGCCATGCTCATGAATGGGATGAGCAGCTGGCTGGGCCCAGAACCTTCAGGGAGGATTGTACCTGGGTGGAGCTGACCCTACCCCAGGCAGGTACAGATGTTCCTTTCCTGGGTCCTGGGGCGATGGCTCCCCAGAGCAGTACGATGCGGTCAAAGGATGAAGCTATGGTCTAGGGTTTTGCTTACCAGCGCCACCTAGTGGGGAGGACCTTACTTTCTCTCCCGATCACAAACCTTCAGTGCCAAATTGACATCGAGGTTTCACCAAtggaaacaatatataatatGCTACATGACCGCAAATACCAGAACCACTGGGATTTTAATGTGCTGGAAACCTTTGGTATCAATCAAATCACCAACCCTGTAGTCCTGGGCTATTATGCCTGTGCAGGCAGGGCAAGGCCCCCTGGTGGGGGAATTCCCAAGGGGCTGTGTCCTTGAGGAGAAGAGGTGGTACTCAACCTCCAATCAGGACATGCTGGGGGCAGGAGCTCTTGGCCAAGCCTGGGACCAGAGCACCCAGAGTACCCTTGCCTGTCTTGGGGCAGAGTGATATCTGGGGAAGAGGCTTTTAGCCTTAGcctaagtcctttggaatctaaggatcttggggagagggggagagtgagagagggggCCTGGCAGATCAGATCATTAGCGTCTCCAGCACACATCTCGCAATCTTGGCTGTTGGCCATCCATAGAGGTTAGAGACCCCTAGCCAGACATAGGAGATTGGAAAATGGCCAACGACCAAGTCTCTCATTTGTCCCAGGCTGCCTCCTGTCTGGGTTACCAGCTTGGGTGTCAGAATCCACAGATGGGTTCATTGCCTCCAGCTCTGCCTAACTTGCCCTCCCTAGTACTATACACAAGAACATGGTGCAGGCCCTGTCCGTTCTGGGTCTGCTGAGCCTCACAGGACCCCAAAGTTGTCCTCTCACAGGCACTGAACCAGCTTGATCCCAAGAGTGACTTCACATGATGGACAGAATGAAGCAGGAACCTAAGAGGCAAACTATGTCTCTATTGATGGTAATGTCCTTGGCTTGCTAGTTTCTATGTACTGTTGGTGCTTATAACCTGAAAGATCTTTTTTATCATGGAGAACATCACAAAGAATCTGTCAGAGTAAGCCTGGGCCCGGGGCTTGGTAGCAGGCACTGTTCTGCTCAGCCCCACTTTGGATCTGTTTCCAAATGTGGAGGTACCTTCTTACCCGTTCCCTTCCCAATTCTGACTCTCTTTTGTTCAGATTCATGCCCCAGGTGGTAGCAACCCAGGTTTTCATTTACCTGGATCCAATTGTGAATGATGGGAGAGAGGGGAGCAGGAGCCAGGGTGGGAGAGAGGGCAGAAAAGGCTCTCCTGATTTGGGGAAGCCAGAGGTGGGGCCTATGCTGACCCCACTAAGCTTCTACCAGCTTTATTTCTACCCTTTAGCAGATGCTGAGGAAACTCCACAAGTACCCAGAATGGAAGCAACAGTGGAGTGGGCCCCTAAAGCCTTGGCTCTTCCCAGAACAGAACCTCTTAGCCAGAATGCCTGTAGAGGAGCTGGCAATGCAGAAGTCAGCCTCCCTGGATCCCAGGGATGTCTCTGTAGTGTCTGCCAGAGTCTGGGTGGTTTCTAGGGTgactttcctccttcctaactCTAACTCACCTGAGTGCTCCTTGGCCACCTCATAGGTCACTCCTGCCTGTTACAAAGActttcccaccccactccctccctgccTCGAATATGGTACTTGCCACATTAACAGTAATCcagattttccttttatttagctggagggggtggggagaagggaaaatgagGTTTCCATCGGGCTCCCTGACTCAGATCAATGCTGGCACAGAGGAAGAGGATTCCCCCTAGAAATAGGGCCTGAAGCCCACccagaaaatgaggaaaagtgcAGTGTAGTCGGGGGCAGTGCAGGATTTCCCAGGTGCTTCCTAAGTCAGTCAGGTATCCCAGGTAGATTCTACATGCAGCTTCTAGTGCACAGTCCTCTCCTTCTGTCGATGGTAATCTGGGAATGGAAGAACCCATGGGAAGCCCAGGCAGAGAGCCCGCCTCCCCCTCTCATCCCAGTTTCTGCTGCTAAAGAGTCCTATAACCCAGGGCCCCCCAGCAATTACAGGTGGATCTGGGACTATGAGCTCCAGAGCCAAGGGCCTGTCACTCAGAAACGTACTGTAGGGGAAGAATCGGACCCGCATGCTGATCTCTCGGGCTGTCTTCAGAATCTCCACAGCCTGAAAGGCAGAAAGAGCTaggaaaaaggagagacagaggccACACCCAAcccccccacctctcccccccCAACGCAGGCCATGTGCTACTCTTCATTTCCTGAGCTGCCCAATCTGACCCATCCGCTATACCCCAACCTTGCTGTGCTCAATATCTTGGAAATCCACTTCATTCACAGCTAGGACCTGGTCTCCTTCCTGTAGTCCTGCCCGATGGGCATCTGAATCAGGAATCACCTGTTGGGAATATGAAGGACACATGATTGGTGTAGGAAAATGGCTTTGTAGGGAAGAGGGTATGAACCAGATAGGGGGAAGCTGATTTGGCAGTTAGGGGGATCAAACTGAGAAATGGGTCTGCCATCAGTTAAGAGTTGCTTTGTGGACAGAGTATCCATCCCCTAGCCAAAGGCCAACTGGAGTTTTATTTTCATATACCCTGGTCAAATGCAATGAAAGAGGTCACCTTCCTCGCTGACCCACCTTGGAGATGAAGATACCCAGTTGGGAGGCCTTTCCCCCACGGATGTTAAATCCCAACTGTAAGAGAAGAGCACAATGAAGAATATTCAACAGAGAAGGCACCACAGACAAGAGTATCAACAGTGAAGTTTGGCACTGAAACCTGGCACAAGAAAAGGCTGCTACACAGGCTCACCTGGGCTCCTGGGGGCTTCTTCAGTGTGATGGTTCGAGGCAGGAACTGGGTCAATTCATTGTTGTAGTCTGGGTGGTAGACCCTCTGCAATACATAGCCCACCCCCAGGAATCACATTCCCTTTCCAGGGGTCCTCCCTCTGTTCTACTTTCAGATCATTCTGGAGCCAGGACAAGAGAAAGGAGCCATGGTACAAGGAGGCCCACCAATATCACCCAGCTCCTCCTGATGAAATGAAAACCATTAGGCCCTCCATGTTTAAAATGCCCTAGAAGGGAACAGCTTGGGCAGAAATTAGGTACAGTATAACTATAgttgtttgggcagctaggtggccagtggatagagcactgggcctggaatcagactcatctttcagagttcaaatccagcctcagacacttactagctgtgtgaccttgggcaagtcccttaaccctgtttgcctcagtttcctcatctgtcaaaggagctggagaaggaaatggcaaaccactcaggtatctttgccaagaaaatcccaaatggggtcatggagagttggacacgactgaaatgactcaatgatAAGAAATGGTTGTTTAGAAGGTCCCTTCCCAGGGTACGCACACACTGGAGATTTGCTATTCCACATGAGAGGTGCCAGGGACAGAGTGGGAT
Proteins encoded in this window:
- the LOC118832681 gene encoding ras-related protein Rab-6B-like, whose product is MAPEPKAAGLCSGPGAGGTYINSGGSGIRKSTATIGIDFLSKTMYLEDRSVRLQLWDTAGQERFRSLIPSYIRDSTGAVIVYDVTNLSTFYQTSRWIDDVRAERGEDIIVMLVGNKNDLGHKRQVTSEEGIQRAREMNVMFIETSAKTGHNVKQLFRQVAAVLPFMNSVSDQSQGEMVEIILEKPNEPVAEDGGGSCCC
- the PDZD11 gene encoding PDZ domain-containing protein 11 isoform X2 — translated: MEGQIPYDDYPVVFLPPYENPPAWIPPHERVYHPDYNNELTQFLPRTITLKKPPGAQLGFNIRGGKASQLGIFISKVIPDSDAHRAGLQEGDQVLAVNEVDFQDIEHSKAVEILKTAREISMRVRFFPYNYHRQKERTVH
- the PDZD11 gene encoding PDZ domain-containing protein 11 isoform X1, encoding MEGQIPYDDYPVVFLPPYENPPAWIPPHERVYHPDYNNELTQFLPRTITLKKPPGAQLGFNIRGGKASQLGIFISKVIPDSDAHRAGLQEGDQAVEILKTAREISMRVRFFPYNYHRQKERTVH